The Heterodontus francisci isolate sHetFra1 chromosome 37, sHetFra1.hap1, whole genome shotgun sequence DNA window cgcttgattgtcaccccaaccacaaacattcactccccccacaaccgacgcacagtggcagcagtgtgtaccatctacaagatgcactgcaacaactcgccaaggctccttagacagtaccttccaaacccgcaagctcttcacctagaaggtcaagggcagcagatgtatgggaataccacctgcaagttcccctccaagccacacaccatcctgacttgaaactacatcaccgttcctttactgtcgctgggtcaaaatcttgaactcccttcccaacaataTTGAGGGTGACAttaaccacatgaactgcagcagttcaagaaggtggttcaccagcaccttctcaagggaaataagGGAGGAGCAATAGATGTcagaaacacccacatcccatgaatgaatattgatAAAAAGCAAACCAGTAAAATGAGGAAACTCCTATTCCATAAGATTGGGAATTGGGCTGTGAGTTAGTTTGCTTCTTGTAAATGCACACAGACTAACACACTGGCTGGAATGTGTTTAAGACATCTCAACTCCAAGATGTGTTgttccataataaaaacagaaaatgctggaaatactcagcaggtctggcagcatctgtggagagagaaacagagttaacgtttcaggtcagtgacctttcatcagaactggaaaaagttagagctgtaacaggttttaaacaggcacagaggctgggaaaggggaggggggctgggggtggtctggggaaagaacaaaagggaaggtctgtgattggctgGTAGGCAggagagaaattaaatgacaaaagggatgatggtgcaaggcaaaatggaGTGGTAATGGGCCAAGAAACAGAAGTTAGGACTAGAGGAGGTGTAACTAGAAAGATTAGAAGCATCACTAACAGCTGCTGCCTGAATAATCTGGGGCGATAGGTCTGACCTGAAAGCGTTGAACACAATGTGAAGTATGGAGGCTATAAAGTGTTTAATTGAAAGGGGAGGTGCTGTTCTGACAGTTCATATTGAGCtgaattggaacagtgtaggaagccAGGAACAGggagatcagagtgggagtgggatgtggAATTAAAATGGCAGATGACCgttagctcagggtcatgcttgtggactgagtggatgtgttcaacaaagcggtcacccaatctgcgtttggtgtccccagtgtagaggcgactgcattgtgagcagtggatacagtatattaaattaaaagaagtacaagtaaatcgctattttacctggaaggagtgtttggggcctgagggGTGGGAAAAGAGGAGGTAAAAAGacaggtgttgcatttcctgcgGTTGCATGGAAAGATGCTATGGGGAGGGGAGGGTTTTTTGCGATAattaaggagtggaccagggtgtcgccgaAGGGAATGATCCCTATAATCGCTCCATACAGCGTTTGGAATTCTAGTTCTGTCTTTACTTTTTCTGCATTTGGTCGATTGTTTTCTGATTTTACTGGTGATGCTACAAAGCCAGAAAGGGGCCGAGTACCAGCTTGGTTCTTACTCATGTATGAAGGACTAAAGTTGTGCTAAGTTTTATTTTCTTGGCTGATGGTCATGTTTAtatacaatggccagaattttacatggaGGTTGAGGCCCCACCCAGTGGCTTAAAAGTCAGGGTAGAGCCCTCCTCGCTGGGCCTGGAAGCTATGCAGCGATTTTGCATAGCCCAAGCCTTTAATTGGCCTTGGACGGGACATgcatccctctgaggcaggaagtcctgcctccaaaagctgccgggccggcagctcttcaatcccagcagTGAGGTGGCCAgtgctgagactgcacccagcctGAGGAGAGAAATGTAAGTGGGCTTTCGGGCCTTGCTGGAGACAATCGACTGGGACCCAACAAGGTAGGTGGGGATCAATCAGGTGGGGAGAGATGCTCCAGCCGGGGCTGTTGTTGCTGGGGGGGGGGGTCTTTGTGaggcacagagtgcccaatcaggaggggtcccccccccccccaccacccctcccacagccctgggcccacaaggaggctgccaggcatTACTAGGTGGTCTCAGCTGACAAAGTGCCcggccaccactggtaaaataccaaagACGGCAGGAGGAAGCCCTGAAGTGACAATGAATTGGCCATTTGCCACCTACCCTGCtgttggtaaaatagcagtgggggtggggaggcgttGGGAAGAGTGCCCCCGCCTCCCACTTTTTTTATGAttccccatccccccacctccagccccctcccggcaggggtgtaaaattctggccaatattcctgggtctgctcccatttcttgaaTAATGTCAGTGAAATATGATAAATATGATTTCTTCAGCAATTTCCTAATTCCATGTTTGGAAGTGAGATAGCACAATGAATTTAAACAGATTCTATGAGCTAATTATCATTATCTTCACCTCTCCTGATAACTTTTTCCGAAATTCTCAGAGTGCAAGTGCTAAAAGTGACAATTAGCTTATGGAATCTGTTTCAATGAGTTTTGTCATTTCATTGGATGGTCTTGAGCTAGTCCTGGAGCTAAAAGATCACGCAGATGATGCAAGACTTAATTATTTATAAAATGGCTTCATATTAATTTACAAAGCCACATGTCTCAAAATAATGTTGATAAATGGCATGGTTAGTTATTTTACTGTAGCTGCCTCCTTGTCGATTCGCCCTCAGACTGAGAAAGTTGAGGAAAACACTTGGGCTAACTGGTTTTGCTCATGCACTGTGATACTGAGATAAACATTAATACCACAATAAGAAAATGCAATGAAGTACCAGCAACATTAACTCAAAACTATTGAAGGAGCACAATTAGAATGATTAAAATCTTTTAaaatctttaataaaagcaaaatactgcggatgctggaaatctgaaataaaaacaagaaatgctggaaatactcagcaggtctgacagcatctgtggagagagaagcagagttcacgtttctggtcagtgacccttcttcagaactagcaaatattagaaatgtaaaaggttataagcaagtaaagcgggagtggggcaagagataacaaaggagaaggtgtaaataggacaaggtcacagaatagctgaccagaaggtcatggtgcaaaggcaaacaatatgttaactgtgtgttgaaagacaaagcattagtacagatagggtgttaatggactgaaattgaacagccgcaagtacaaacatgaaaaaaacagtgggtaagcaaactgaacaaactaagatgaaataaaataaaataaacacaaaaaaatattttaaaaaggaaaaagaaaaaaataaccaaaaataaaagtaaaatggggggcccatcatgctctgaaatgattgaattcaatgttcagtccggcaggctgtagtgtgtctaaacggtaaatgagatgctgttcctcgagcttgcgttgatgttcactggaacactgcagcaatcccaggacagagatgtgagcatgagagcaggggggagtgttgcaatggcaagcaaccggaagcttgcggactgagcggaggtgttccgcaaagcggtcacccagtctgcgtttggtctccccaatgtagtggagaccacattgggagcagtgaatacagtatgctacattgaaagaagtacaagtaaattgctgcttcacctgaaaggagtgtttcgggcctgggatagtgaggagagaggaggtaaatgggcaggtattacacctcctgcaattgcaggggaaggtgtcatgggaaggggacgaggtggtgggggtaatggaggagtggactagggtgtcacggagggaacgatccctttggaatactgacaggggaagggaggggaagatgcgtttggtagtggcatcacgctggaggtgccggacatggcggaggatgatcctttggatatggaggctgatggggtggaaagtgaggacaaggggaactctgtcgcggttctgggagggaggggaaggggtgagggtagaggtgcgggaaatgggccggacatggttgaggccctgtcaaccacagtggggggtggggtgatcctcggttgaggaaaaaggaagacatatcagaagcgctgttatggaaggtagcatcatcagagcagatgcatcggagacggagaaactgggagaatggaatggagtctttaaaggaggcagggtgtgaagaagtgtagtcgaggtagctgtggaagtcagtgggcttataatggatattagtgaacagtctatcaccagagatggagatagagaagtcgaggaagggaagggaagtgtcggagatggaccatgcaaaggtgagagaagggtggaaattagaagcaaagttgataaagttttccagttcggggcgggagcagggaaCGGCATTGATACAGTcaccaatgtaccagaaaaagagttgggggagggggcctgagtaggactggaacaaggaatttcGACATGtccaacaaaaagacaggcataactaggacccatgcgggtacccatagcaacaccttttacttgaaggaagtgagtggagttgaaggagaagttgttcaatgtgagtacaagttcagccaggaggaggaggatggtggtggatggggagttgggcctctgttcaaggaagaagcggagggccctcaaaccatcctggtgggggatggaggtgcagagagattggacgtccatagtgaagaggaggcggttggggccaggaaactggaaattgtcaaaatgactagggcgtcagaagagtcacggatatcggtgggaagagattggaccggggagaaaagatagagtcaagataggaagaaataagttcagtggggcaggaacaggctaacacaatgggtctgctgggacagttctgtgtgtgaattttgggaaggaggtagaagcggggtgtctggggttgtgggactatgaggttggaagtggCCTCTtaaaagccacttaagggccctatgggctggattttacttgaggcagacgggaattcgccagcgacgtaaaagtcggtggtgaacctgcttccgcctagcctggggatctgacctgcattttacaggtccccgggcttttaattgtcctgaggcgggtcttccacccacttgagggaggaggtcctgcctcagtgagctgccagccaatcagcgggctggcagctcttagtcccagcagcgccactgtgagcagtggccactactgggactgcaacccagccgacgTCATGGAGTCAGGTGTGAAGGTGAGTTGGGCTTGCCTCGATGGGGGATCGGttgttccctggtgaggctggagtggtcgtttggggggagggggggtgtcttgggtccaggGAATGGGTTGGGAGGTGGAGGTGGCCACCAATCGGGAACCCTGTACCActattgctgggtggcctttcacgtccccagcatgaccgcttgccacaggtaaaatacccgtggaggcgagcgagggcccttaagtggccacttaagggccttgattggcctcgggtgggcgggctgtttccccTCAGTGCCCGACCGCCGCAAAGTTGACCGGAAACGGGGGCGGGACGTgtcggcctcctggagcctcctgctcaattttacaccgcccccacgccaccatctgacccgttGGGGtggcttaaaattcagcccattgtgctttcCTCAGCCTAGAAACAGGAAACTCTAATGAATGGATGAGGAGGTTCATCCTATCCATTTGTAAAGAGAGTAGAAGATTGTTTGAGCTAATAGTGCCAGGAGCATGTGGGGAAAAATCCCAgggtgttataaaagcaaaattctgcagatgctggaaatctgaaataaaaacagaaagtgctggaactactcagcaggtctgtataACGtttccgttaactctgcttctctctccgcagatgctgccagacctgctgagtatttccagcactttctgtttttaatcccAGGGTGTTGTTGCAGAAGTGTGCTGGAGTAGAGCTTCTACCTAGCACTGATTGACCAAAGATGGGGTCATTTAATTACTGGGGGGTGGGTACTCACACCTGCTCTGTTGGCCCTACACAACCTCAGACCGGTTCCCTGCCACTCCAAGGAGAGCAAGTGGTTGGTCAGGCCAAAGATTAAAATGTGGCAGATAATTTCTCATCTTCCTTGCTGCTATGTTTGGTCCATAAATCCTGAGATCAGTTTCCATTTGCACTTTGAATTTTGGGATTCACTTTCGGCCCAGAATAGGACTGACCTTTGCTCTCACAGACATTGATCCTATTGGGTGTATCAGGAGGACATCGAGTGGGATTCCCAGGGTAGCTCAGAACCATCCTGTCCACCTAGCTGCCTCCCAAGCTCCTGCTGCGATATCAGGATAGAAGAACTGTAACTCCCAATTAGGATTCCCTGCTAAGTGTTAATGGGACAGAGGTCTGGTGGCTCCAAGACCTGTCCCAAATTCCAtgcctttcccccccccaccccccagaattCCATGCACCTCAGGGATTGGAATTTCTAGCCTATTGTGTATACGTTATTGGTTGATTTTAGAAAAAAGCATCTTCTGCTACAATATAATGCTCACTCATGTGAGCCAGTCAATGTAAGTGCATCAGAATTGTGTAGTTAATTGAAGAATAATGAATGCTAACACTTTGCAATGCCATGTTAGTGTCTGCTTGCTTGTTCTGTGCAGACACAATGATGCGTGTGGGGCTGGTGCTGTTTGTTCTGATAACACGAGCTGCTGCAGGTACAGGTGAATGTCGAGCACCAGATGGCCAGGATGGATTGCCTGGCGCGAAAGGGGCACGAGGAAGAAATGGGAGACCTGGAGAAAATGGCGACACAGGGGACCCAGGTAACGCACAGCAGTTTTGATTATCACGGGCATCTGTGTATATTGACCTGATAAATTAATAACAGTTTTAATAAACAGAACAAGACTAGGAACAAATGTTAATCCAGATCCATAAACATAAATGATGGGGATTTGTCGGATTGGGGAGATTATAGAAAATGATGTGGATTGAGTTGGCCATTTCCGAGCCAGCAGTTAAGGaggcgggcgggggtgggggaggtgagggtgagggggtggtCATGGCACATTTTTCAATGGAGTTCTTCTTCCGAATTCAAACAAACTCCTGGCACATGAAAGATTTATCCAAGGGGCTCACCCTGTAACATTTGTCTCAGGAGAACAAAGTCTTGCAAGTCAACCATTCTTAAAGGGCTGCAGCTCACCATAGAAGGTAAAGTTGGTGCCAGAAAAGCAGGCTAATTGTTCCCAATGGCACAGCAGAGGCACTTTGGCATGACTGATATCTGATGCTGAAGAGTTGCTGCAGGAGGAACACCAAAAATGTCCATATTTGAGGCTGAGGCTCACCCTCTAGTAAAAGCAAAGGCAAACGCTACAGTGAACCATCTACCAGGTCAATACCGAGACCCGAACTCCTTGCACCCAGCTGTAAATGAGGAAGAAGGTTGTTGGCATTGGAACGAAAATGAAGGTAAGTGTGATTCTTACTATGGAATATATTTCTTCCAGCATGGCAACTGCCACATTTTGTAGGAGGTACAATTTCAAGCATTTGACACCTCCATTGCCCCATGGCACACACTCCTTTATAAAGCTGGATGCCATGCTCTTGTTGCAGCTACAGGTGGTGGATGTAGGACAAAATAACAAATGTCTATCTCTCTTCTGGAGTAAGTGGGTTTCTCAGTGGGATCAACAGCCATGGATGCAATGATTAGCCATGGTCTCCAAAGCACCATCCCATCAGAGCGTACATCGCCTTCCAAAAATGAGGGTACATTGAAGCTTCTTCATGAATACAACTATTGCTGTATATAATAATATGTGTTGATCAGATATACTGGAAAATTAATTGAACATCCATGTTGGCCTTGGGTTGGTGTCCTTGGATGTCCACAGAGGTGCTATCTGCGCACTCAAGGAATAgaagcatagaatggttacagcacagaaggagaccatttggttcgttgtgtccatgctagctctctgcaagagcagctcaggtagtcccactcacctgccattgtcctgtagccctgtaatttttttctcttcaggtgattacctaattccctttgaaagccccaattgaatctgcctccaccacactctcaggcagtgcattccagatcctaaccacttgctgcataaaataatTTTTCCCAATGTCACCGttggtttttttgccaatcatcttaaattggtaacctctggttcttgacacttctgccaatgggaacagttttttcctcaTCTATCTGACcagacctgtcatgattttgaatacctctatcaaatctcatcttaatcttctcttctctaaggagaacaaccacagcttctccaagctatccatgtaactgaagtccctcatccctggaaccattctcataaatcttttctgcaccctctctaaagccttcacatccttcctaaagtgcgatgcccagaattggacacaatactccagttgaggttgaactaATGTTTCATAAATGCTCATCatagcttccttgtttttgtactctatgccttatttataaagcctaggatcccaaatgccttattaaccactttctcaacctcccctgccaccttcaatgatttgtgcacatataccccaaggtccttctgttcctgcaccccctttggaatagtactctttattttatattgcctcccctcattttggctaccaaaatgtatcacttcacacttctctgcattagatttcatctgccatgtgtctgcccatttcatcagcctgtctatgtcctcttgtagtctctcattatcctcctcacagttcacaatacttccaagttttgtgtcatctgctaattttgaaattgtgccctgcacacccaagtcaaggtcattaacatagatcaagaaaaacagtggttccAGTACTGAAACCTGGGAGACCCACTGTATAgcctcctccagtccaaaaaacaactattcaccaccCATTCAAAAATGTTCTGCACTCTGTCCAGCTTATGCCTTGTTTCTGCAGGGTTTCTGATGCAGTGGCATAAATGCAGTAAGGCAAAACCTATGTCCACCAAAATCTTAGGAAGCTGCCCATGTCCGGAGTCCTGCGGTCAGAGGGATAAGAATGGTATTCCTACCAGCAGTGGGTGAAAGACACTGAGATGATGTCAGGGTAAAATTCAAGAAAGGGGTGAAGTTATAGCATTTTGTCATCATTTAAAGGGCTGCATACAGTTAAAGAGATGAGCAGAGTTTTACATGAATGAACAAAATGGCTGCTGCAGCAGGAGGGAAAAGGGATTAAGTAACCTATCAGAGGCTACTGTGGATGTGTTTCTACCCAAATGTGACAACCGAGGGATGCAACAGTTGGAGTGCTCAGGAAGGAGCATCACCTGTAGCAGCACAGGCCATATGGAAGGAGGTGGGTGTGAGTGAGACATCTATGAATCCAAGGACCCTCTTGCAGTgttggaagaagtttaatgacctcactagGTCATCAAAGATAACTGTGTTTGAAAAATAACAGGAGAACTAACTGAAACATCTAGACATTAACTAGTGAAACTGTCAAGCATTGCCCTTTAGGTTAACACATGTTCCTTGTCCCAAAAACAAAGTCACTTGGCAGCACTCAAGCCAAGTACCTCAAACCCTGCAATGCATAACAGCACATGGAAGTCTCTCCTCCTAACTCTAGTTGCTTTGTAACAACTGAACAAACAAAAATTATTCTAACTTACCAGTGCCTGATTACAGATCCCTCAAACATCTTTGTTGGTAAAAGATATGTAGTAGATGTTTGGAGAAATAGAATAATGGGTGGTCTTTCACATCCACACATTTAGAGCTTATGCTGACTACTTTCCTACATCAatgtttgagtcatagagtcatagagttatacagcacagacacaggcccttcagcccatcgtgtccgtgccgaccatcaagcacctaactattctaatcccattttccagcacttggcccttagccttgtaggctatggcatttcaaatgctcatctaaatacttcttaaatattgtgagggttcctgcctccaccacctcttcaggcagtgtattccagattccaaccaccctctgggtgaaaacatttttcctcaaatcccctctaaacctcctgccccttaccttaaatttatgttcctggttattgacccctccgctaagggaaaaagtttcttcctatctaacctatcaatgcccctcataattttgtatacctcaatcatgtcccctgccttctctgctctaaggaaaagaaccctagccttttcagtctctcttcatagctgaaatgctccagcccaggtaacatgctggtgaatctcctctgcaccctgtctttGCTGGGAAATTGGCTCATATGCCAACACAGTAAATGGCATTGCTAATGTAGAGTTCACTGCAGTGATGAACTTTTCTCCTTCAGTCTATGTTCAACTACTCATTTTGCCTGGTGAACTTCAGTGAAACACATAGAATGCAAACACAGAACAATCCATTTTAGACTTGTTATGGGGGGCAAGAAAATTCTGATAAGGGAGGAAAGTTCAGCTTGTGGGATAATGTGGTGCATtggtgggaagttaaaccagggcagacatatacagtgaatggcagggcctggggagtgttcttgagcagagagaccttggggtacaagtacatagctccctaaaagtggcaacacaggtagacagggtggtgaagaaggcagatggcatgcttgccttcatcggctgaggcattgagtacgagttgggatgtcatgttacagttgtacataatgttggttaggcggcatttgcagttctggttgccgtacTACAGGAAAGATTTGATTAAACTAGAGAACGTGcataaaagattcacaaggatgttgcctgttttggagggcttgagttataaagagagactggataggctgggtctgttttccctggagcgaaggaggctgagaggggacatgatagaggtatataaaattatgagaagcatagatagggtagatagccagagtctgtttcccatggtaggggtgactaaaacaagagggtatagatttaaggtgagagggaggaggtttaaaggggatcaaaggggtaaatttttcatgcaaagaatagtgggtatctggaatgagctgcctgaggaggtggtggaggcaggaacagtagcgacatttaagaggcatctggacaggtactagaatgagcaaggcatagaggaatatggaattaatgcaggcaggtgggattagtatagataggcattatggtcagcatggacgcactgggccgaaaggcctgtttctatgctgtacgactctatgactctatgactatctccCAGCCAATGGTTACAGGAGGACATGCCTAGAGGTCACCTCATAATCTCATCAAAAAATGTTGTGTGACACAGAAACATTGAAAGAAGGGGAAAAGTGGAGGAAAATATATGGAAAAAAGCATAGAATCTCATTTAGAAGTGTGCGTATGGTACGAGAGGAAGCATGCAATTAAAAACATTGAAAAACAAAGTTTAGTTTCAAACCAAGGCCTCAAAAGTCCTGGGGACACATGGAGTGGAGCCCTTTGtttcttccaaattccagggatggAGTTACTTGCACAGCCAGGGCAAGCATGTTGTGTATCATTGCCTACAAGGCTGCTTGGTGGCATCTTTCTCAATGGACCCAGCTGAGATACCCCAGACCCTTCTGAGCCAAATTAATAGCAAAGAAAAAAAAGTATTTGCTCTTTTTTCTGCAAAGTAAGGTGATTGATTTCCTTCAAGATTGATTACATTAGCTTGCCAATACCTGGGCCTTTATTAAGCCCATAACAGAACCTATGCCTTCTCTCAGGCTTATCAGGGGGTCTTCTGGGTGAGATTTCCCCCAGAAGCCTGGAATTCCTCAGACACAACCCCTTGACATGAAGTCAGGATGGGTTGGGGTAGGGGCAGGTGGAAGGTCTGCCCAAGCACTTCCTTCCCCCAAGACGGAAGTCAACGCCGCCCCTTCGGCCCGCAGGATTTTCCACACTCATGTCTCTATTTTGCTACAAATATATCAATGCAAATGTTTCTGATTCCAAAATACAGAAGCCTTCTTTAGCTCCATTAAAGCCTGAAATAAATTTGTGTTTCTCAGTAGATATCCAGCTCAGTAGCCAGTGGTAAGGAATGCAGCTGCCTGTATTTAATTACTGATGTGCATCACTCAGATTCTCTCAATTTTAATGGATCATTCGACCAGTGGGAGATAAAGATGAATAGAAGCATTTTTAAGTCATTCTTACTCAACTCTCACTCTTTTTATCCGCAGGCATACCTAGTGGTATTGTTGGTGAGCCAGGAATGAAAGGACTACAGGGGAATCCAGGACAGCCGGGAATTCATGGCCCTAGAGGATATGTTGGTCCAACAGGGCCAAGAGGTGAACCTGGGCCACCTGGGTCAAAAGGACAGAAGGGACAATCAGGGCAAGGGGGGGGTCGAGCGGGAAAGGAAAGACCTGCTTTCTCTGCTGTCAAAAACACCAGTAGTGACCCTGCCCCTGAAAAGCCGATGACGTTTAACAAGTTTATCACCAATGAGGGAGGGTGTTTTAATATTGCAAGTGGAATATTTCTCACTTATAAACCTGGCTGGTATTACTTTACATACAATATAGCCTCTGATGGGAAACTGTGTATAAACATAATGAAAAACAACAGAAAGGAAGCTGGATTCTGTGACGCTCGTGGTAGCGGTAGTTCCTGGCCTAAGTACCAGATGAATTCAGGTGGAACAGTACTTCGGCTGTCTAAGGGCGATCAGGTGTGGCTTCAAACTACACAGGGTAACAATAAGGTTTTTGGTTCAGATGACATCAGCAGTGTCTTTTCTGGGTTTCTTCTCTTTCCAGCTGAATAATGAATTGAATGCTTTGCTATAGATCAGAGATCCCAGAACCTTCAGTTTATCTGATCTGATGACATAGTTAATGGGGGCATGTGTTCATTCATCAGTAGTTACACACCCTGCCTTTTCCCCCACTCTGATCTGCTAGATTCCACTTAATCCATAAAAACATGGGAAAGCATAAGGCTGGTTTTAAAAAATCCATCAGAATGGTCCCAAAAAcaactccctctcaatctctcactcccTCAAATATCCATTCCTTTCCCACACTTTCAGTCTCCATTACCTCCCAAGAAACTTGTTCCAGCCTACAGTTTTTTTCTGGCACATTGGTATTGGCACAACACAGTACAGAGTCAAGATTATTTCAAATGACTGTGCCCACAAATGATACCTAATCATCGGAGCCACACTGAATCTTCCAGCTACCTGTCCTTTCTTCTTCATATTGTTTGTTGGACCATTTTAGTATTTTAGGGAAGGAGGGAGAAGCAGTGAAGAACCTGCTGtggtgtcagaggtgctgtcttttggacaagatgttaaactgatgcccaATCAGCCCTCTTAGGTggctgtgaaagatcccatggcaatatttgaagaagagcGGAAGAGTTAAACCCAGG harbors:
- the LOC137352274 gene encoding complement C1q subcomponent subunit A-like; this translates as MMRVGLVLFVLITRAAAGTGECRAPDGQDGLPGAKGARGRNGRPGENGDTGDPGIPSGIVGEPGMKGLQGNPGQPGIHGPRGYVGPTGPRGEPGPPGSKGQKGQSGQGGGRAGKERPAFSAVKNTSSDPAPEKPMTFNKFITNEGGCFNIASGIFLTYKPGWYYFTYNIASDGKLCINIMKNNRKEAGFCDARGSGSSWPKYQMNSGGTVLRLSKGDQVWLQTTQGNNKVFGSDDISSVFSGFLLFPAE